Proteins encoded in a region of the Leptospirales bacterium genome:
- a CDS encoding bifunctional alpha,alpha-trehalose-phosphate synthase (UDP-forming)/trehalose-phosphatase: MRYLIVSNRLPFSIQRAGAEFRLTPSVGGLATGIRAFLAGRPEAGRLWIGWPGLELDGENQLRFDALLRREHDAAPVFLTEAQMRDFYHGFCNSTLWALFHYFPSYAVYDAEFYEEYRRVNQIYAEAILAELGEDDLLWIHDYQLMLVPGMIRQRRPAARIGFFLHIPFPEFELFRLLPRQWRSDLISGVLGADLIGFHTHDYARYFLRSALRILGVESEAGRLLYGDRAVKVDAFPMGIDFERFFHSDRSSDSLREEQRLSEARADRRWILSIDRLDYSKGIAHRLRAFERFLQERSDWIGRVSLIVVVVPSRVEVDQYQLLKSEIDELVGAINGRFSRPDWTPITYLFKTYDFDMLTALYRQADVALITPLRDGMNLIAKEYVAARADGAGVLALSEMAGAAQELGEALLVNPNDIVGMAQTIADALEMPLDEQRARMRRMQSRIRRYDVFRWADEFMSALEAWQGEQRQLEIRPLRGAARHSLLQAWRGARRRLLLTDYDGTLAPFHSMPELAHPSEEIRSLLLQIAQQCQLVIISGRDRETLQRWLGDLPLTLIAEHGAATRLQGEEWRELQMAGADWKSVVRPVFDLAADRTPGAFVEEKEFSLVWHFRNADLEAARAREQELLDTLTALTANLEVQILRGNRIVEARMLGANKGAAALRMMAREDYDWILAIGDDATDEDMFQSLPPECWTVRVGLHATRARFNLDSQSDVPPFFSELAAAAQGAWI; encoded by the coding sequence GTGCGCTATTTGATCGTATCAAATCGTTTGCCATTCTCCATTCAGCGCGCCGGCGCAGAATTCCGGCTTACTCCCAGCGTCGGCGGATTGGCCACGGGAATTCGCGCATTTCTTGCCGGTCGGCCAGAGGCCGGCCGGCTCTGGATCGGCTGGCCCGGTCTGGAATTGGATGGCGAGAACCAGCTGCGCTTTGACGCCTTGCTGCGTCGGGAGCACGATGCGGCGCCGGTCTTCTTGACCGAGGCTCAGATGCGCGATTTCTATCATGGCTTCTGCAATTCCACTTTGTGGGCGCTGTTCCACTACTTTCCCAGCTACGCAGTCTATGACGCTGAATTCTATGAAGAGTACCGTCGGGTAAACCAGATCTATGCCGAGGCCATTCTGGCCGAGCTTGGCGAAGATGATCTATTGTGGATCCATGACTACCAGCTGATGCTGGTTCCGGGGATGATCCGGCAGCGTCGACCGGCGGCGCGCATCGGCTTTTTTCTACACATTCCCTTTCCGGAGTTTGAACTTTTTCGTCTGCTGCCTCGACAATGGCGCAGCGATCTGATCAGCGGCGTGCTGGGCGCCGATCTGATTGGCTTTCATACGCACGACTACGCTCGCTACTTCTTACGCTCCGCTTTGCGAATTCTGGGCGTGGAAAGCGAGGCCGGCAGGCTGCTGTATGGCGATCGGGCGGTCAAGGTCGACGCCTTCCCGATGGGCATTGATTTTGAGCGCTTTTTTCATTCGGATCGTTCGTCTGATAGCCTGCGCGAGGAGCAGCGCCTGTCTGAGGCGCGCGCCGACCGCCGCTGGATCCTTTCCATTGATCGACTGGACTATTCCAAGGGGATTGCCCACCGCCTGCGCGCTTTTGAGCGCTTTCTGCAAGAACGCAGCGACTGGATCGGACGCGTTTCCTTGATCGTTGTAGTGGTTCCTTCGCGCGTGGAGGTGGATCAGTACCAGCTCTTGAAAAGCGAGATCGACGAACTGGTGGGCGCGATCAATGGCCGCTTTTCTCGACCGGATTGGACGCCCATTACATATTTATTTAAGACATATGATTTCGATATGCTTACGGCGCTCTACCGTCAGGCCGACGTGGCATTGATCACGCCGCTGCGCGACGGTATGAATCTGATCGCCAAGGAATACGTGGCTGCTCGGGCCGACGGGGCTGGCGTACTGGCGCTCAGCGAAATGGCTGGCGCCGCTCAGGAGTTGGGCGAGGCGTTGCTGGTGAATCCCAATGATATTGTCGGCATGGCCCAGACCATCGCCGACGCTCTGGAAATGCCCCTCGATGAGCAGCGTGCGCGTATGCGTCGCATGCAGTCGCGGATTCGAAGATATGATGTCTTCCGCTGGGCGGATGAATTTATGAGTGCGCTGGAGGCCTGGCAGGGCGAACAGCGGCAGCTGGAAATTCGTCCGCTGCGCGGCGCGGCCCGGCATTCGCTGCTGCAGGCATGGCGCGGCGCACGGCGGCGCCTGCTCCTGACGGACTACGACGGCACTCTGGCCCCCTTCCATTCCATGCCAGAGCTCGCCCATCCCTCCGAAGAGATCCGAAGCTTGCTTTTGCAAATCGCCCAACAGTGTCAGCTGGTCATCATCAGCGGTCGCGACCGCGAAACGCTGCAACGCTGGCTGGGCGATCTGCCGCTGACATTGATTGCCGAGCACGGCGCTGCGACGCGCTTGCAAGGCGAGGAGTGGCGCGAGCTGCAGATGGCCGGCGCCGACTGGAAGTCGGTGGTGCGTCCAGTCTTTGACCTGGCCGCGGACCGCACCCCGGGCGCCTTTGTTGAAGAGAAAGAATTCTCGCTGGTCTGGCACTTTCGCAATGCCGATCTGGAGGCGGCGCGGGCCCGGGAACAGGAATTGCTCGATACGCTCACGGCGCTCACCGCCAATCTCGAGGTGCAAATCCTGCGCGGCAATCGCATTGTGGAGGCCAGAATGCTGGGCGCCAACAAGGGCGCGGCAGCGCTGAGGATGATGGCCCGCGAGGACTATGATTGGATTCTTGCGATCGGCGATGATGCCACCGACGAGGACATGTTCCAGTCGCTGCCGCCCGAGTGCTGGACGGTTCGCGTTGGACTGCACGCCACGCGGGCGCGCTTCAATCTCGATTCGCAGTCGGACGTGCCGCCCTTTTTCAGCGAGCTGGCGGCCGCTGCTCAAGGAGCGTGGATTTGA
- a CDS encoding SpoIIE family protein phosphatase encodes MKLERSGGRAPSDNRWPWRNRRKSSGLTARMLLPFLLLTCQLWRCQPQMAAESPVPVRTLELSALNERHEINAGEAQVLIDPGATLSADDAASSPAWQDWPRPAVNLGLTSAAVWVRLRVAHHGNAPLTRLLLAENARLWELELYRVDHNRTAMLARSGASQDAATVSLAFPYYAFPLTLQPQESIELLLRAQHRTTLQLPLAIVPQSALLDGGRAFAWGYGLIFGALAALALYHLFIYLAVRDRNSILYVLIVVFMILFTAGFAGLTQRWLFLGQADLDSRFLPAIGALGLALVAFFTADYFHAASALPLGARLLHWIIAGLLLAAVLSMAGWVRAATGLAIVCSFVLAPASIWIALTRMRRGFRPARPYLIAWGVFFLATTLHGVMQLGGFTLLFWLQHGLAIGAVVSAALLSLGVGSRLRSQELERAEISAELSLAREIQLALLPVQLPDQELLAVAYHYEPMHLIGGDLVDVHLRGDRALFIVADVSGHGVPAALLSTAIKAALPPCYELAADPAALLTRLHRGVLDRMAGRHFTACVASFSVQDGALTVAAAGAPPPMLLSRDGDVVELEALGPVIHPQIDPIWENQRFQLQSGDRILMYTDGVVEAENEYGDRFREERLVSLLERCGALSPDQVCERILRELRHFVGFERGLQDDVTLMCFERRRTSLD; translated from the coding sequence GTGAAACTCGAACGATCCGGCGGTCGCGCTCCATCGGATAATCGATGGCCATGGCGAAATCGCCGCAAGTCCTCGGGCCTGACTGCTCGCATGCTGCTGCCGTTCTTGCTGCTTACTTGCCAGCTCTGGCGCTGCCAGCCACAGATGGCGGCAGAGTCGCCAGTCCCCGTGCGTACGCTGGAACTTTCTGCTCTGAACGAACGGCATGAAATCAATGCCGGCGAGGCGCAAGTACTGATCGATCCGGGGGCGACGCTCAGCGCCGACGATGCTGCGTCGAGTCCCGCCTGGCAAGACTGGCCCAGGCCCGCCGTCAATCTAGGATTGACCTCGGCGGCGGTATGGGTCCGTTTGCGCGTCGCTCATCACGGCAATGCGCCGCTTACGCGCTTACTGCTGGCGGAGAACGCCCGTCTCTGGGAACTGGAACTCTATCGCGTGGATCACAATCGTACGGCAATGCTGGCTCGCAGCGGCGCCAGCCAGGACGCCGCTACTGTTTCGCTGGCTTTCCCCTATTATGCATTTCCGCTTACGCTCCAGCCTCAGGAAAGCATAGAGCTTCTGCTTCGTGCGCAACATCGAACTACGCTGCAATTGCCGCTGGCTATTGTACCACAATCAGCGCTCCTCGACGGCGGCCGCGCTTTTGCGTGGGGCTATGGTCTGATTTTTGGGGCTCTGGCAGCGCTGGCCCTCTATCACCTGTTCATTTACCTTGCTGTGCGCGATCGTAACAGCATTTTGTATGTACTGATTGTTGTATTTATGATATTATTTACGGCTGGCTTTGCCGGCCTGACCCAGCGCTGGCTGTTCCTGGGCCAGGCAGACCTGGATAGCAGATTTTTGCCGGCCATTGGCGCCCTTGGTCTGGCCCTGGTGGCATTTTTTACCGCCGACTATTTTCACGCCGCTTCGGCGCTGCCGCTTGGCGCGCGGCTATTGCACTGGATCATTGCCGGCCTGCTGCTGGCAGCAGTACTGTCAATGGCCGGCTGGGTGCGTGCGGCTACGGGCCTGGCCATAGTATGCTCCTTTGTTCTGGCGCCAGCCTCGATCTGGATTGCTCTGACGCGCATGCGTCGCGGCTTTCGGCCGGCCCGGCCTTATCTGATTGCCTGGGGCGTATTTTTCCTGGCCACGACGCTGCATGGAGTTATGCAACTGGGCGGATTCACCTTGCTCTTCTGGCTGCAGCATGGTCTGGCAATTGGCGCCGTTGTCAGCGCCGCCCTGCTGTCGCTGGGCGTTGGTTCGCGGCTGCGTTCGCAGGAGCTGGAGCGCGCCGAAATCAGCGCCGAGCTATCTCTTGCACGCGAGATTCAGCTGGCGCTTTTGCCGGTGCAACTTCCAGATCAGGAACTGTTGGCCGTTGCGTATCATTATGAGCCAATGCATTTGATTGGCGGCGACCTGGTCGATGTTCATTTGCGCGGCGATCGAGCATTGTTCATTGTTGCCGATGTCTCCGGGCATGGCGTACCGGCGGCTTTGCTTTCCACGGCGATCAAGGCAGCGCTGCCCCCCTGCTATGAGCTGGCAGCCGATCCGGCGGCGCTATTGACGCGCCTGCATCGCGGCGTTCTGGACCGCATGGCCGGACGTCATTTTACGGCCTGTGTGGCCAGTTTCAGCGTCCAGGATGGGGCGCTCACGGTCGCGGCCGCCGGCGCGCCGCCGCCAATGTTGCTCAGTCGTGACGGAGACGTTGTAGAACTGGAAGCTCTCGGTCCGGTAATCCATCCGCAAATCGATCCAATCTGGGAGAACCAGCGGTTCCAGCTGCAATCCGGAGATCGAATTCTGATGTATACCGATGGCGTCGTAGAGGCGGAAAACGAGTATGGCGATCGCTTCAGAGAAGAGCGACTGGTTTCGCTGCTGGAGCGCTGCGGAGCGCTGAGCCCGGACCAGGTATGCGAACGTATCCTGCGCGAGCTGCGGCACTTTGTTGGCTTTGAGCGCGGTTTGCAGGATGACGTGACTCTGATGTGCTTCGAGCGACGTCGAACATCGCTGGACTAG
- a CDS encoding glycoside hydrolase family 15 protein: protein MSLRDLGIVGNCQFNALIDSSGAVQWLCFPRFDSSFVFGGLVDGQCGGHFQIEGAEPGGAPAPPGRLDYLRNTNILRNIVESRSGCFEILDFAPRFIQNERSYRPTMLIRIVRPLAGRPLLRVRCQPVYDYGEVRLQAEVGSHHIEYSGASGRLRLTTNHSLEYLQSGALFALEGPVYFALAWGPPLEGPLEESCENFFQRTRLYWRTWVKHTTLPAEYQREVIRSALILKLHQFEDTGAIIAATTTSIPEAPGSARNWDYRYCWVRDAALAIRAFRMLGHFEEMEGFANFMRDRAGADGGRLQPLYSVAGENALTERELPLLGGYLKHLPVRVGNDAWRQIQNDVYGEMALALTPLYTDERFQADVGPDLSILNELCEQIQRTIGDSDAGIWEYRSISKRNAFTLLMHWVGATRIAAIAEMSGEQGLMLRARHLAAEAGLALQEEYWNEQLGAYVMWPNSAMLDASLLMMVNLGFLQSDDPRARRHVEAIGSGLEAPGGLLYRYLTPDDFGQPETAFLICAFWLAEARCRVGLQQKGRELFQRLLGCANPLGLFSEDFDARDASLWGNFPQAYSHVGLINAAFLLSGPHPV from the coding sequence ATGAGCTTACGTGATCTCGGCATCGTCGGCAATTGTCAGTTCAATGCGCTGATAGATTCCAGCGGGGCGGTACAGTGGCTCTGCTTTCCGCGATTCGATTCCAGTTTTGTCTTTGGCGGGCTCGTGGACGGCCAGTGTGGCGGGCATTTTCAGATTGAGGGCGCAGAGCCAGGCGGCGCGCCGGCGCCGCCCGGCCGATTGGATTACTTACGAAACACAAACATATTGCGCAACATCGTGGAGTCGCGCAGTGGTTGCTTCGAAATTCTGGACTTCGCTCCGCGCTTCATTCAAAACGAACGCTCTTATCGCCCAACGATGTTGATTCGCATTGTGCGCCCGCTTGCCGGCCGGCCGCTCTTGCGCGTGCGCTGCCAGCCTGTCTACGACTATGGCGAGGTAAGACTGCAGGCCGAGGTAGGCAGCCATCACATTGAATATTCCGGGGCCAGCGGCCGGCTGCGTTTGACCACCAATCATTCGCTGGAGTATCTTCAGTCCGGCGCGCTCTTTGCTCTGGAGGGACCGGTCTATTTTGCCCTGGCATGGGGACCGCCGCTGGAGGGGCCGCTGGAGGAAAGCTGCGAGAATTTCTTTCAGCGCACGAGGCTCTACTGGCGCACCTGGGTAAAGCACACCACGCTACCCGCGGAATACCAACGCGAGGTCATTCGCTCAGCGCTGATTTTGAAGCTGCACCAGTTTGAAGATACAGGCGCGATCATTGCGGCGACAACGACCAGCATCCCCGAAGCGCCGGGCTCGGCGCGTAACTGGGACTATCGTTATTGCTGGGTGCGCGACGCCGCGCTGGCCATACGCGCTTTTCGTATGCTCGGTCATTTCGAAGAGATGGAGGGCTTTGCCAACTTCATGCGCGATCGCGCCGGGGCCGATGGCGGACGTCTGCAGCCGCTCTACAGCGTGGCCGGCGAAAACGCTCTTACCGAGCGCGAGCTCCCATTGCTGGGCGGCTATTTGAAGCACCTTCCGGTGCGCGTAGGCAACGACGCCTGGCGTCAGATACAGAATGATGTCTACGGCGAAATGGCCCTGGCGCTCACCCCGCTTTATACGGATGAACGATTTCAGGCCGATGTTGGGCCCGATCTCTCCATCCTCAACGAGCTTTGCGAGCAAATCCAGCGCACGATCGGCGACTCGGACGCCGGCATCTGGGAATACCGCAGCATCAGCAAACGCAATGCCTTCACTCTGTTGATGCACTGGGTTGGCGCCACGCGCATCGCCGCTATTGCTGAAATGAGCGGCGAGCAGGGACTGATGCTGCGAGCCCGTCACCTGGCGGCGGAGGCAGGTCTGGCGCTGCAGGAGGAGTACTGGAACGAGCAGCTGGGCGCCTATGTTATGTGGCCCAACAGCGCCATGCTTGACGCTTCGCTCCTGATGATGGTCAACCTTGGTTTTTTGCAGAGCGATGATCCGCGAGCGCGCCGCCATGTGGAGGCCATTGGCAGCGGCCTGGAGGCGCCCGGCGGCTTGCTCTATCGCTATCTGACGCCGGATGACTTTGGCCAGCCGGAGACGGCGTTTCTGATCTGCGCCTTCTGGTTGGCGGAAGCGCGCTGCCGCGTTGGCCTGCAACAAAAGGGGCGGGAGCTTTTCCAACGGTTGCTGGGTTGCGCCAATCCGCTGGGTCTTTTCAGCGAGGATTTTGATGCTCGTGATGCTTCGCTCTGGGGAAATTTTCCGCAGGCCTACTCGCACGTTGGCCTGATCAATGCCGCCTTCCTGCTATCCGGGCCGCATCCGGTTTGA